A genome region from Strigops habroptila isolate Jane chromosome 12, bStrHab1.2.pri, whole genome shotgun sequence includes the following:
- the DDX41 gene encoding probable ATP-dependent RNA helicase DDX41: protein MEAADRKRQREEAADTSDLSGEEDDDYVPYVPVKQRKQQMLQKLLQMRRKVVSEEEQRDSGSEQRGDEDDIPLGPQSNISLLDQHQHLKEKAEARKESAKEKQLKEEEKILESVAEGRALMSVKEMAKGITYDDPIKTSWRAPRYILAMSEARHDRVRKKYHILVEGEGIPPPIKSFKEMKFPAAILRGLKKKGIQQPTPIQIQGIPTILSGRDMIGIAFTGSGKTLVFTLPVIMFCLEQEKRLPFSKREGPYGLIICPSRELARQTHGIIEYYCRLLQEDGLPPLRCALCIGGMSVKEQMETIKHGVHMMVATPGRLMDLLQKKMVSLDICRYLALDEADRMIDMGFEGDIRTIFSYFKGQRQTLLFSATMPKKIQNFAKSALVKPITINVGRAGAASLDVVQEVEYVKEEAKMVYLLECLQKTPPPVLIFAEKKADVDAIHEYLLLKGVEAVAIHGGKDQEERTKAIEAFRDGKKDVLVATDVASKGLDFPAIQHVINYDMPEEIENYVHRIGRTGRSGNTGIATTFINKACDESVLMDLKALLLEAKQKVPPVLQVLHCGDETMLDIGGERGCAFCGGLGHRITDCPKLEAMQTKQVSNIGRKDYLAHSSMDF, encoded by the exons ATGGAGGCGGCTGACAGGAAG AGGCAgcgggaggaggcggcggaCACGTCCGACCTGTCCGGGGAGGAGGATGACGACTACGTGCCCTACGTGCCCGTCAAGCAGCGCAAGCAACAGATG ctgcagaagctgctgcagatgcGGCGGAAGGTGGTGTCGGAGGAGGAGCAGCGGGACAGCGGGAGCGAGCAGCGGGGTGACGAGGATGACATCCCGCTGGGTCCGCAGTCCAACATCAGCCTCCTggaccagcaccagcacctcaAGGAGAAGGCAGAAG CTCGGAAGGAGTCAGccaaggagaagcagctgaaggaggaagagaagatcCTGGAGAGCGTGGCAGAGGGCCGAG CTTTGATGTCAGTGAAGGAGATGGCCAAGGGCATCACCTATGACGATCCAATTAAAACCAG CTGGAGAGCACCTCGTTACATCCTGGCCATGTCGGAGGCCCGGCACGACCGTGTGCGCAAGAAATACCACATCCTGGTGGAGGGGGAGGGGATCCCGCCCCCCATCAAGAGCTTCAAGGAAATGAAGTTCCCAGCAG CTATCCTGAGGGGactgaagaaaaagggaattCAGCAGCCAACACCCATACAGATCCAAGGCATCCCCACCAT CCTCTCAGGAAGGGACATGATCGGCATTGCCTTCActggctctgggaagaccttgGTGTTCACCCTCCCAGTGATCATGTtctgcctggagcaggagaagaggCTGCCCTTCTCCAAGCGAGAGGGACCCTATGGGCTCATCATCTGTCCCTCG CGGGAGCTGGCCCGGCAGACCCATGGCATCATCGAGTACTACTGTcgcctgctgcaggaggacgGGCTGCCCCCGCTGCGCTGCGCCCTCTGCATTGGGGGCATGTCTGTCAAGGAGCAGATGGAGACGATCAAACA TGGTGTACACATGATGGTGGCAACCCCTGGCCGCCTGATGGACCTGCTGCAGAAGAAGATGGTGAGCCTGGACATCTGCCGTTACTTGGCCTTGGATGAGGCTGATAGGATGATTGATATGGGCTTTGAGGGGGACATCCGTACCATCTTCTCCTACTTCAAG GGCCAGCGGCAGACCCTCCTCTTCAGTGCCACAATGCCCAAGAAGATCCAGAACTTTGCTAAGAGTGCCCTGGTGAAGCCCATCACCATTAACGTGGGGCGAGCGGGTGCTGCCAGCCTGGATGTTGTGCAG GAGGTGGAGTATGTGAAAGAGGAGGCCAAGATGGTGTACCTCCTCGAGTGCCTGCAGAAGACCCCGCCACCG gtgctgaTCTTTGCAGAGAAGAAGGCAGATGTTGACGCAATCCATGAGTACCTGCTGCTCAAGGGTGTGGAAGCTGTGGCCATCCATGGAGGGAAAG ATCAAGAGGAACGGACAAAAGCCATTGAGGCCTTCCGGGATGGGAAGAAAGATGTCCTGGTTGCCACTGACGTTGCTTCCAAGGGCCTGGACTTCCCAGCCATCCAGCACGTCATCAACTATGACATGCCAGAGGAGATAGAGAACTATG TTCACCGCATCGGGCGTACGGGCCGTTCAGGCAACACTGGCATTGCCACCACCTTCATCAACAAGGCCTGTG ACGAGTCGGTGCTGATGGACCTGAAggccctgctgctggaggcGAAGCAGAAGGTGCCGCCTGTGCTCCAGGTGCTGCACTGTGGGGATGAGACCATGCTGGACATCGGAG GTGAGCGGGGCTGTGCCTTCTGCGGCGGCCTGGGCCATCGCATCACTGACTGCCCCAAGCTAGAGGCGATGCAGACCAAGCAAGTCAGCAACATCGGCCGCAAGGACTACCTGGCCCACAGCTCTATGGACTTCTAG
- the DOK3 gene encoding docking protein 3, with product MARVLPCSSPKPLDSSRNIPGIWAFSAGGCSVSPRHALMHRGQGRACPDPAGWSLWCFLCSAHSRSASLPFCEEEGRQTPPVAQPLPLIPHTKKGKLVREGSLPHAVASAAAVTFSPLLVAQVPSPCAGCRGGAGPMERPVKDGILYVQHCKFGKRSWRKMRAQLFAASPSGVARMEKFDVRDDNTALEKPSLRQCARRVIRLSDCISVGPAGTESCPKATAAFYLTTTEKSYVLAAEQRDEWIAQLCQLAFQGAKETTQRNSRTQPSPTVPMEENVLYSSWQDLTEFLVLVVRTDAAARCGLHGHYLLSVLPQSLTLKDLQSRQPLLTWPYPFLRKFGQDQTVFSFEAGRRSDSGEGTFTFSTPRALELCRAVATAIACQQQGKDAPDPRLSAQGLEPQSWGPGAEDPQPSPILGGTQPPSQPPTSLICFSPAEPEATGPIIYASIARGQQQPLFAAGRPGSSEPWAAGKPPPEHLYENIFTAEQGPARAEEEEEEAEGRWELECRQAPEGHSSEATPLYDNRAALAQLPRGSPQPPEQRWGRGAQEALPGRAGHKPQSTLRARLVRLLSRETPGPRDWA from the exons ATGGCCAGGGTCTTACCTTGCTCCTCTCCAAAGCCCCTTGATTCCTCCAGGAACATCCCTGGTATTTGGGCATTCTCAGCTGGTGGCTGTTCCGTGTCCCCCAGACATGCTCTGATGCACCGGGGCCAAGGCAGAGCATGCCCCGATCCTGCTGGGTGGTCCCTATGGTGCTTCCTGTGCTCTGCCCACTCACGTTCTGCCTCACTGCCCTTCTGCGAGGAGGAGGGCAGACAGACACCTCCTGTGGCCCAGCCTCTGCCCCTCATCCCACACACCAAAAAGGGGAAGTTGGTGAGAGAAGGAAGTCTGCCCCATGCAGtagcttcagctgcagcagtcacaTTTTCTCCACTGCTGGTAGCCCAAGTCCCCAGTCCTTGCGCGGGCTGCCGGGGTGGTGCTGGGCCCATGGAGAGACCGGTGAAGGATGGGATCCTCTATGTGCAGCACTGCAAATTTGGAAAG AGGTCCTGGAGGAAGATGCGAGCCCAGCTCTTCGCCGCCAGCCCCTCCGGTGTGGCCCGCATGGAGAAGTTCGACGTGCGGGATGACAACACGGCGCTGGAGAAGCCCTCGCTGCGGCAGTGCGCCCGCCGTGTGATCCGCCTCTCCGACTGCATCTCTGTGGGCCCAGCGGGCACAGAGAGCTGCCCCAAAGCCACTGCTGCCTTCTACCTTACCACCACAGAGAAGAGCTATGTGCTGGCGGCTGAGCAGCGTGATGAGTGGAtagcccagctctgccagctggcCTTCCAG GGAGCAAAGGAGACAACGCAGAGGAACTCCAGgacccagcccagccccactgTCCCAATGGAGGAGAACGTCCTCTACTCCTCCTGGCAGGACC TGACTGAATTCCTGGTGCTGGTGGTCCGGACAGATGCGGCCGCCCGCTGTGGCCTGCATGGGCACTACCTGCTCTCAGTCCTTCCCCAGAGCCTGACGCTGAAGGACCTGCAGTCCCGCCAGCCCCTGCTCACCTGGCCCTACCCCTTCCTCCGCAAGTTTGGCCAGGATCAG ACTGTCTTTTCCTTCGAGGCTGGCCGTCGCAGTGACTCCGGTGAGGGCACCTTCACCTTCAGCACCCCGCGGGCCCTGGAGCTCTGCCGGGCTGTTGCCACTGCCAttgcctgccagcagcagggcaaggATGCCCCAGACCCCCGGCTCTCTGCACAGGGCCTTGAGCCCCAGTCCTGGGGCCCTGGGGCTGAGgacccccagcccagccccatcctgggggggacacagcccccctcccagccccccaCCAGCCTCATCTGCTTCTCCCCTGCTGAGCCGGAGGCCACAGGCCCCATCATCTATGCCTCCATCGCAcgaggccagcagcagcccctcttCGCAGCGGGGCGGCCAGGCTCCAGTGAACCCTGGGCTGCGGGGAAGCCACCCCCTGAACATCTCTATGAGAACATCTTCACTGCGGAGCAGGGTCCAGCCAGggccgaggaggaggaggaagaggcggAAGGGCGGTGGGAGCTGGAGTGCCGGCAGGCCCCCGAGGGCCACAGCAGCGAGGCGACCCCCCTCTATGACAACCGGGCCGCCCTGGCCCAGCTCCCGCggggcagcccccagccccccGAGCAGCGCTGGGGCCGGGGGGCGCAGGAGGCGCTGCCGGGACGTGCCGGGCACAAGCCCCAGAGCACCCTCCGGGCCAGGCTGGTGCGGCTGCTCAGCCGAGAGACCCCCGGCCCACGGGACTGGGCCTGA